A single genomic interval of Hoplias malabaricus isolate fHopMal1 chromosome 7, fHopMal1.hap1, whole genome shotgun sequence harbors:
- the prdx6 gene encoding peroxiredoxin-6, which produces MPGVLLGDVFPNFEANTTTGKIKFHEFLGDSWGILFSHPRDFTPVCTTELACAAKLSDEFKKRGVKMVALSIDSVEDHCSWSKDVMALHPDQAASPLPFPIIADDKRELSVLLGMLDPDEKDKDGMPLTARCVFVIGPDKKLKLSILYPATTGRNFTEILRVIDSLQLTATKKVATPVDWKPGDEVMVIPSLSDDEAKKLFPAGFTTKDVPSGKKYLRYTPHP; this is translated from the exons ATGCCGGGGGTCCTGCTAGGAGACGTTTTTCCTAACTTCGAGGCCAACACGACGACTGGCAAAATCAAATTTCACGAATTCTTGGGTGACTC ATGGGGCATTTTGTTCTCTCACCCCCGTGACTTCACGCCAGTGTGCACAACCGAGCTTGCTTGTGCTGCTAAGCTCAGCGATGAATTTAAGAAGCGTGGAGTGAAGATGGTTGCTCTGTCTATAGACAGTGTAGAGGATCACTGCAGTTGGAGCAAG GATGTAATGGCTCTTCACCCAGACCAGGCAGCTAGTCCTCTGCCATTCCCAATCATAGCAGATGATAAGCGAGAACTCTCAGTTCTGCTGGGTATGCTGGACCCTGATGAGAAGGATAAAGATGGCATGCCGCTCACTGCACGCTGT gTGTTTGTAATTGGTCCTGATAAAAAGCTGAAGCTGTCCATCCTCTATCCTGCCACTACGGGGCGCAATTTCACTGAGATTCTTAGGGTCATTGATTCTCTGCAGTTGACAGCAACAAAGAAGGTggccacacctgtggactggaAG cCTGGAGATGAAGTCATGGTCATACCGTCTCTCTCAGATGATGAAGCCAAGAAGCTATTTCCTGCTGGTTTCACCACCAAGGATGTGCCTTCTGGAAAGAAATACCTGCGCTACACCCCACACCCATAA